The genomic stretch CTCATGATGTTCATGAACTTGGTAATccagcactgtaatgaatgaCTGGGGAGAAAGTCAGTGGGCAGCACTTGTTTGTCTTTGGGACCCAGtggctttgtttttctcccttccctcagccTCCCCAAAAGCCAAGAGTATAGAACTATGAAAAGAATGCTCCAGTTAGGGGTGGGTCAGCTAAGCAAATGTCAGTTCAGTTAAGGTGTGGATACTCAAAAAGTccacttaaaaatggaaaaacccgTTTAACTCTGACTCTCCCTCCCTAAAATTACTTTAACGTGAGGATAAAGGATATTTTAGATAAATTATGACTTAGCAAATATGAGATTGGTGCCCCCAGTCTCCCAGCACAGAGCACCACCTACCCTAAGGGGACCCAGTGTCATCATGGACCCCTCCACAGCCCCTCCCTACTGATATTTATCCAgaacatctgaaactaattaaaAGTGGGaagccctgggggtggggcatAAAGTGATTTGAACCGCATACCAAATTTATATGGGACTTTGACACACTGTAAACTACAGGAAGAGTCAGTGGGTGGGACATCTAGGGGGGGAAACAAAAGGAATGGGCAGGGCGTTCCTAAACCAGAGATCTTCCTCCACCACAACATTTCACTACCAACACGTGGGACAGGTGATTTGGTGACAGGTATTTGTTGTGGTCTTAGAGGCGAGTGGAAGGAAACAGATAATAACATACTAGGTAGCTTGCTTGCTTATCTCACTTAATACAAAGCCTTAAGAGGCAAATCCTATTGCTATTCCTATTTGCTAAGGAAGAtattgaggctcagagatgttaagcAATTTGACCAAAGGTACACAGCAAGTGTAGTTTAGAATCAGAAATAGTGGGGTTTTGGTTTATGGTGACAATGAAGAGGATATTTAAAACTGGGACTGACTTAGGAAATGTGGGCAGTATTGTTTCCTCCCATGGTGGGGTAAATTTCTTGAGAAGATGTAGGAATCCAAAATTGTTCTGCAATGCCCGAGGAGATAAGAAAAATCCTCAAAAGATTCTCGGTGCTCACATGGTTCTTTGGCATGTTAATGACAGGGAAGggtaatttccttttctcttccattagGTAAAAATGCATACTAAATTGGTTTTAAGTACATGAACTTTGCTCCCTCATGTGTTTTTCACTTAAGGGAGTCACCATAGCCCTGAGGAATCCATTTTACCTTGTCAGTCCCCTGAACTAGGTCTCAGGCTTGAAGGGAGCCAGTCTTCAAAAGTCCACatgtggggggtgcctgggtggctcagttggttgggcatctgccattggctcaggtcatgatcccggggtcctgggatcaagccctgcatgaggtTCCCCACTCAGCGAGGAGATTGCTATTCCCAACCCTGCCTGCtgcactccctgcttgtgttctctctctcttcctctctctctccgtcaaataaaaaaaaataaaatcctaaaaattttcctttaaaaaaaaaagtccacacaCGAAAGGAGGTCAGGAATCTAGGCAGGGATGCTGGCCTTGAGGGaggtcctggggcagggctgAGATTCTCAGAGGTAGGTGTCCTTTCTGCCGGATTCCATATCACCCAGAGCGGGACCTGGACACATTCAGCAAGGCACCACGAGGGGGAGCACTTGGAATAGAGACGAGAAGAAAGAccgcacccccccaccaccaccgcgcccccactcctgcccccatAATACAACATGTCTGCAATTAAATTGTAACTTGCTGGGCAGATTTGATTTGATATACAAGAGTTGTACTTTCGTGCAATGTTTAagcacatacaaaaattaaaggCAGCATAAATAAGGGAAATACATTTGAAAGCTCTATAAGCTTTAAAGCTCACTTTCCACATCTTCCAAGAACTAGATGTAGAGACAGACAAGCACACAAGTAAATTATAGTTGTCCCCCAGAGACGGACCATGTCATGGTTCACCCACATCTAGTGTAATGTCTGTCCCTTCGCGAGTACTTAAGAAATAGGTGTTGAATgcatgaatggatagatggagaTTTGCAGTCCCTAGTAGGGATCAAACAGTGCTCGTTTCTTAATCAAACAGAAAGGCAGATTCAAGCTCTGCCAGCAGCAGGGGCccgaagaaagaatgaagaagtaCATCAGAATATGCATATTTCAAAAAATTAGCTATGGTACACACAGAGAATTGTGAGATGAAAATAGgatctttgtttctcctttttaattaGGAAGCCCTAAAACTCATGAATGAAGTGCAGGAACatctggaagaagaagaaagcctaTGTCAGGTGTCTTTGACAGGTTCCTGGGATGAATGCAAGACTTGTCTGGAGAATGACTGCATGAGATTTTATACAACCTGCCAACCTAGTTGGGCTTCTGTGAAAAATACGGTAAGGGAAAAATAGAGCTCAAGGTTTCAGAATTCTGAAAGTACCTACTCcagtttaattcttaaaaattaatttattttactatttagaATAGAGATGCCTGACTTGATATTAGCCTTTTACAATCTagaatctgggcgcctgggtggctcagtgggttaagccgctgccttcggctcaggtcatgatctcagggtcctgggatcgagtcccgcatcgggccctctgctcagcagggagcctgcttcctcctctctctctctctctctctctctgcctgcctctctgcctacttgtgatctctctctgtcaaataaataaaatctttaaaaaaaaataaaataaaattacaatctAGAATCTAACATTCATGCTTGCTTATGTATGAACCTCCTACGTACATTCAACTTATCAGATCAAATAGCCATTCAGTGTTTGTCTCTCCCTATAATGACACTGTATGTATCTCTGTTAGCAATATTCTGAATCTTTCTGCCTCTTGTTATTTGTGAACATGTTCCCACTCGATTATAAGCTCTTTGAGGCCAGGGACCATAATATGTTATCTGTCTTCATGTAAGCATTGCAGGTATCTAATAAATGCTGAATTGAATTCTGAATAATAGTATCACAGTCTCTGATTTCAACCTGCTTGAATTTTTTCCCCTGTAGGCGAAACATCCGAAGACATTTCAGCCTCCTGAATCTCTCTTTCGATAGGCTTGCCCTCTTCTGgaaatacacacatatgcacacattcaCGTCCTCTTTAGCCATACCTACACAAGTCCCATAGGACTggcatgttttctttttgttccctttGGCTATCATCTAGGCAGAGGGAATCACAGAGGGTGGTGACCTGAATAGGATGAGTTCTGCCCCATGAAAGGCTCCTATTGTATTGGCCtgaatttctcttcctttcaagaAGTAAGCTCAATATGAAAGGCAGTGAAATCTCCCTCTCCATATCAGAGCATGCACTGATTAGAGTATGTTCCTGACTTGGCAGTGCCATACCCAATTATAGAGGAAGCAACCCCTAGGACAATTCATTTGCCAAGTTAATTTGCCTCCACTGTTAATTGCATCTGCTCTGTTTTTATAGCCCCAGTCACTCTCCACTATACCAGAATATGGTGGACTGAGCACTGGCTGGAAGGCAGGAGATTTGGGAACCATTCCTGACTATGCCAGTTGTGTGATTTTATGAAAGTTTCATGGGGCTTTAAGGCTTGTGTTTGTGGATGGATTCAGGGAAatagaagctggcagagagaggggcagacaATTAACCCAGATTACTTTTTGAGGAAGGCATGAGTAATCTAAGAGTTCCTGGAGAATTCTTTGAACAGGACTGGGATGCTAGTGTTGTGATGTTAGTTGGTATGCACCATAACAATCAACATGCCACATCACTACCATATAAGGACAACTGTGGTCTGGCACGAAATTAGGCACCATATAAACGGAGAGCATGGTGTGACTGCTGAAAAATTCTTCCACTGAGTGTAAAAATTCTACAATTAGAGCTTCATTTCTTTGACAATAACCAGGGAAGGCTTTGATTGCTACTAATATATAACCATCCCTAAGTAACCTATTTAACTCTATCAGGCATCTATAATATAGcatgaatgtgttttttttttttcttttcatggacTAATTTATGAGACAAGAAAGAAGAGACCGTAAAGTCACTAACGACATTCCACTGAATGAAACAAACCAACCTCCAGCCCAAACCCTAAGACAGAGGTGAAAGACAAGAGCCTTTTTCAGAGTTTTGGGGAAACCTAGACTGTTCTACTTAGACCACAGCATCCCAACCACTGCAGTATACCAGGTGTGGCTTGTCAGCAATACTGAAAATTTGGCCTTTTTAGGTCTTGGGAAGAATGTCAGATCCTCTTTCCACAATCAAAGTCAAAGATACAAGAGTGTTAATATATTATCTTAAAAGGAGTCACCATTTCCTAGCTTGCCCAGAATTGTTTTTGATTTAGAATGACCAGTGTAAACTGACTTTAAAATCTACAATAAAAAATGGTCtatgtcaattatttttttccatttagaagtaataaaataaaatagatttaaaaaaaagaaatggtccagaaaggaaattaatttctTATTCCATTTTTGTCCTCCACCCCATAGGTTGAACAGTTTCTCAGGAAGATATATCAATACCTGTTTCCTTTTCATGAGGATAATGAAAAAGATCTCCCTGTGGGTGAAAAGTTCATTGAGGAGGATGCACAAATGGCTCAAATAGAGAATGTGTTCAGCCAGCTGACTGTGGATGTGAGAATTCTCTTTAACAGAAGTCTTAACGTCTTCAAACAGATGCAGCAAGAATTTGACCAGAATTTTCAATCGTATTTCATGTCAGATACGGACTTAATGCAGCCTAACTTTCTTCCAGCTTTATCCCAAGAGCCAAGGGCAACACCGGATCCCGTACAAAGCTGGGACATTCCCAGCTTCTTCCAGCTGTTTTATAATTTCAGTCTCTCTATTTATCACAGTATCAGCACAACAATCACGGAGACACTGAATACAATAGAGGATTTACCAAAACAAGGCAAAGGCAAGTATTAAAAGACAGCTTTACTTAGATGTCAATACTAAGGTCAAGCTTTGTTTACCTTTGGAAAGAGTAGACATTTCTAAGTCATTGTTCAGTGTTTCTGAGAATGACAATTTACAGGGTATCAGTTTCAGAGCCTCTTCAGGAAGCTTTGAAGTCTGCCAAACACCATCCCTCCTCCATCACTGTCAAGAGCCCTGAGGGGCTGGTATctctttttaaagcaaattttcaaagctgagaaagaaaatgttagcaGCGTGAGAAGTTGAAAAGAACAGTTGCCTCCTTTATTGAAAGTCATGTAGATATGCTCAGCTCTTTTCTGCTTGAACATCAGGGTGTTTCTTTAAAATCAGTCTAGACTCCTCCGCTCTCAGTCTGGTTAGAAGCCTGGTGTCCCGTATGAACCAGGTCACGCTGAGTGCTCTCCACAGCCTCCTCCGAGTCTCACTGCCATAATCCTTTAAATAGTAACATTTATGCATAAAACCACAGAAGATGCTCACTGACAAACCCAAAACTACAGAAACCAGAATAACGGTAAAGGATAAGAATTGCCTTCTACCGATGCCAAGCATGCCCCCAAGATATTCCACATTGGAAGCATAATGCTGCTGTGCGTCTTCAGGCAGAAGGAGATAGCTTCCTTGGGCTTCTGTGGAGTGGCTGGGAAACAGCATCTCAGAAACGAGAGCTGCTTGGGGGGCCAAGGTAGGATGTACCTTTCCTTAGACTTATGTCTTATGGACCATAAGCCCACGGGAAAGAATGCTCCCCTCTGACATGAAAGATAATGTGGGCTCCCTctagaaatcctgccatttgtaacaatgcgaatgaacctggaggacattatgccaaCTGAAACAAGCCACACACAGAAGGACAGATGCTATATGATACCATGTATATGAGGAATCTAAACTAGTCAAAGTCATGgcagcagagagtagaatggggTTGCTGGGAGCTGAGTGGAGGGAGAATGAGGAGGTATTGGTCAGAGAGTACAAAATTCCTGTTGTGCAAGATGAGTAAGTCCTAAACTTAGAAGTCCAACTGTGCAGGATAGTGCCTATCGTTACAAACACAGTACGGCATACTTAAAATTTTCCCAAGAAATGTAGGTCTTACATTAAGTATtcttaataatgatgatgatgatgatgataataagaTGGCAGGagaatatttttggaaatgaTGGATAGGTTTATAGCATAGACTGTGCTGATGGTTTCACAGGTTTATACTTCTCTCCAAACTCTCCAAGTTGTATATATTAATtactcacagattttttttaaaagattttatttatttatttgacagacagagatcacaagtaggcagagaaagaggaagagaagcagagaagctaagcagagagcccagtgtgggggtcgatcccaggaccctgggatcatgacctgagccgaaggcagaggctttaacccactgagccacccaggtgccccaactcacAGCTTTTTGTATGTAGAAAGAAATGGGCTCCTTCTAGCTATTTCCCCTAATTATATCAGCTGTACCTGGCAACATCTGAATGAAATTCTCAAAATTACCATGACATTGCACCACTGGTCTCTATACAGAAGGGACCTACCTCACAGTACCAGAAACTGAAGCCAAAAAACAACACATGATATCCTTCCCGTCCCATTGTTTCCTGAGCAGAGAACAGCCATCATTACTGGAATCCTTTTTGGGTTCTATTTCAGGGTCTGGAAGACTTTCTTGTAAGTCAGATGTTTTCTCTGGTATTCTATTCTAAGGTTTCCAATATTCAGGAAAAGCATCAATGCAGTAGACTAAATAGATCAATGCTGGGgtgatattaaattatttttgcctGAACTTTTAAACAGATGGCAATTGTTGGggaataatattcaaaatgtgttCATTAGAACAAAATAATGACCCCCATCTTTCACGTTGTGTACAACCTTATAAGTGGGTTGCTGCATTCAAATGTGCACAGGAGTGAAGAGTGATTCATTCACTTTGAAATTGAAATAACTTCCTAATCATTGCAATTCCCTCCCACCCCACGGACTAATAATGCAGGTTTCCACCAGTTCTGCCCCAGCTTCCTCCCCATTCTCACAGCCCAGGACCAGTCCCGGCTCAGCTGGACCTCTGCACAGCTTCCACCTTGAAGGAGACCCACATATCAGAGTGCCCTGTCATGCAAAGGGGATGTAAAtgcaaataggaaaaacaaaaacaaaaaagccatgtCCCACCCTtatattctttttcctctgctaTCCCTCCCCTAACCGTTCAGTGCCCAGGTAGCTCCACAGAGGTGCTCTCTTCTCCGATTAGCACCTGTGGACTATTTATCAAGAAGAGACACGCAGGGGCTCTAGGGTATTTGCAAATGGTTTCTGTTACTTTTCTGGACAGGTGGTAGCTgaaccataaacctaacactcCTGGAAAATCTGCCTAAAGAGAGGATATTTTGAGTTTTGCCTTGTGTAGACAGAATACTAGCTGCCCATAGATATCTACACCCTAATCCTCAGGACCTGTGAATATATTGTGTTCCACAGCAAGGGGAAAGTTTGCAGATGGAATTGAGGTTGCTTgtcagctgaccttaaaatagggagattattctGAATTATCCATGTGGCTACAGGAATTCTTAGAAGTGGAagacggggggcgcctgggtgcctcagtgggttaggcctctgccttcagttcaggtcatgatctcaggtctgggatcgagtcccgcatcgggctgcctgctaggcagggagcctgcttcctcctcttctctctctctctctctctgcctgcctctctgcctacttgtgatctctctttgtcaaataaataaaatctttaaaaaaaaaaaaaaaggaagtggaagAGGAGGGCAGAATAGAATCTATAGAGATGGTAGCATGAGAAGGACTTGGCCCTACTTTGCTGGCTTTGCAGGTGGAGGAAGGGGCCTAGGAGCCACGGACTCTAGTTGGCCTTTAGAAAttagaaaggcaaagaaatggattctcccctagagcctccagaaaagaaaatcactgccaacatcttgattttaggcCAGTGAGATCCATTTCAAACTTCTGACCTATAGAACCAGAAAACTACTGGTGTCATTCCAAGCTCctaaatttgtggtaatctgTTACAACAGTAACAGGGAACTAATACAAGCCTCCTGTCAGTTACAATGCCCAATAGTGACTAAGTGATCGCTGTGTTTTCTGACAACCTTCATGGATGGGCTTCATTTATCAAGATTGTCCTAAGAGCTAAAATTAGTAAAATAGCTAAAATTGAATAATGAACAGTGTTAAAAGAAGCAATAGTAAAAATCTGAaacattgggacacctgggtggcttagttggttaagaatccaactcttaatctcagctaaggtcttgctctcagggttgtgagtcatGTCTTGTGTTGGACCCCATGatgggcctggagcctacttagaaaaaaaaaatctgaaatattttggttttcaatctttttataagttttttagtCTGCATATGGGAGaatttctttcctactttgaTCTTTCTAAACATCAATTCCTGAATCTGTTGAAAGAGTAAAATAGCTCTTGTAGTTGTCCTTTCTTGCCTTATAATTCCCTGGAAAGGATAGATAAGATTATGTTCAATAAAACTATGTGATGTGGTAGCTTGGTACAGTGCCAGACACCAGGAGATATGAGTTCTAATCCAACCTGAGAGAGCATTTGCTGACTTTAATTTTCCCTATGAGTGGggcggggaggcagaggcaggtggggagagtAGATGTTTGATATGAGTGATGGCACCAGAAGGAGCTGCCTAGAGGGGTCTGGAAGCTCTGGGATGGGTTACTGCCATGTCACAGGCTCTGGGATGGGTTACTGCCATGAGAAATTGGTATCAGATGACCCTGGAATTTGTCATCCCTGATCTACATACCAGATATTGATCAAGATGCTGAGACTAAGACAATGATTATAACACAGCCAGCCCCTGACTTTCAGGAGCTCAgtccagagaaaggaaaacagatcaCTGGGCAATTATGTTATCTCCATTACCATATGGAGAGCAAAATGACAGAAGAAGGTACAGAGGAACAGCACGATTTCAAATGACAGGACCAAATTCCTTCCCTCAGTGCGGGGAGGGTCCCCCCTAACAGAGGATAAGAGAGCAAATAGTACATAAAGCTAGAGATAAGCTCTGTAGCAGAACTCCTCACAGGAACtctggcggtggggggggggggggtgtgtgacAGGGGATGCCACCAATTCGACAGGGACAGTTCTGGAAGGCAGTTGGGAGGCTACAACTTTGTAGTCAACCAAAGGAGATGGCTGCCTTACACACCAAATGATCTAACCAGGGCCTCAGGTTTTTAAGCAGCAGACATTACAATTCATctcaaaatgaaatgtttcattttaagatgtggtaaattaataataaatgtatCCTAATAAATGTGAAACACTCAGCTGAGAAGTGTCAATTTTCTGTTGGACAGACTTCTTTTTTACAACatcattttttcatataaattattaattcttccagaaaaagaaaagggtctCTCAAAAGTTGATCAGCTTTAGATATTTTCCCAAATCTTTGACCCATCAACCATAACATTACACATATGAAATACAAAAGGAATAGTAAGAATGGAAATGCCTACCACCCAGCTTTAGAAACAGACATTACCAATATCACTGAAACTCCAATGTACTTCTCaattatagctttaaaaaattgaaataagcatcagaaaacttttaaatagaaagaaatacaaagagaaaagtgGCCCACAATCCCTTATTTAAAGCATTGAcatcagaaataataataataatgacactaaattaaaaataattcaaatatagaACAAACACATGAAAGCTGGCTTCTCTCACCCCACCAGCTATCTCTTCCAAAAGATTCTTCATGAttccttccagaaaataaaattatatgcattaacctttttgtggggaggagggacatatataaataatcataGTAATGTGATTGTTGGATCAAAgaatataaacaatttttaatatatgtcAAATTGTCCTAGCTAATGGTTGCCACTATATGCCCTCCTATGATGGAATACAGAAAGATTTTCAAAGAACtggtgagaaaaagaaatgacatcatGCCCATGCCTTTAAAACCAGGAGCGCATggctggctcagagggttaggcctctgcctttggcttaggtcatgatctcaggctcctgggatggagccccacatggggctctctgcttagcagggagcctgcttcccccgtctctctgcctacttgtgatagatctctctctctctctctcaatctcgctctccctgtgttaaataaataaataaataaaattttaaagaaaaaatacagactcTAATGACATTAATGTGCAAACATTATGTTACCTGCAGATTCTAACCATGGAAGCCTGAATTCAAAGGTGTCACCTCTGCAGGACAGAGGACTGTGTGGAGAACTTGGCCAGAATTTGTCAGAATGTTTCCAGTTTCATGCCAGATGCCAAAAATGTCAGGATTACCTGTGGGAaggtaaataattattattttccagCGTTTCAATGCTATTCTGGCCAGAGGCCAAAATCTCACTTTTACAAGCATCATGGGTTCATCTACTTTACTTCGAGCACTTTTTTTGCATGCTTATTGCTGTCTGGGGGTGCTCAATGTAGGtttataaacttttattattCAAAAGTAGGCCAACTCGCCTTTTCTCTTATTTAAGAGTCCATCATTGCTGCTGTGACATTTTTTATGGTTAAATGTGTGCAAAAGAGAAGGTAGGAGCAAATTAGGGCACTCCTTTGTTCTTACTGCAAGGAAAAAGCAAGCCCCCCAATGGAAGCAATCTTCccattatataaacaaattattagCCAAatgagtgttctttttttttttaaagtggtattAACCCTTTCCAGTTGGTGGGAAATACTAATTCACTAatactaatttaaatttaattaaatactaATTTACTAATTTAATTAAATACTAATTTAGTATTTAAATACGTAAAGTGGCTCCTCCTCAGAAACCACATAGACTTTCCCCTCGAGACCTGGCCAAGAGAAGTGAGAAATCCTTCTCTCCCCTGGCTCCTCCCTatcccccctccttccctcccccatctcctttcCCTAAAGGGTAACTAAAGtcacccctcccacccaccatGGCCACCCCCAACACATTTTCTCACAAAACCCAAGAGATTTTGATTCCCATGCTTCTGCTTTTTACCTTACTAAAGCCCTGAAGGAGTTGCTGAAAAGCCAGAAGGCTGAGTATAAACTGGGTCTTTTTGTTATTTCTCCTGAATTACTGATTCAGGGACTCGGTACCTCTGTTTCATCACAAGGAGAATAGAAAGAATGTGTCTATTTTACATGGGTGTTTTGCAGATTACATGAAATGTCTACCATACTAATGATTTTCATTATttagggttttgcttttttttttttttttttagtttttattgagTTATATTAGTCACTGTACAATAAAGGTTTTGCTTTTCAAGTCACGGTTACAAGGTTGCATGCAGAAACAGAAGTTCttataagaggggtgcctgggtggctcagtgggttaaaccctctgctttcagctcaggtcatggtcccagggtcctggtcccagggtcctgggatcaagccccgcatcgagctctctgctcggcagggagtctgcttcccttcctctctctctgcctgactctctgcctacttgtgatctctgtcaaataaataaataaaatttaaaaaataaataaaatttctttaaaaaaaagaagttcttatAAGAGAAAAATACGCACaaataccctgatcacttacaaaAACAGTCCCACTCAAACATTCCATCTAAATATCATTACCTTCCTTTCATCCAGTTAAAAGCTTTGATGACTAATCTCTTCCTTTCATAAAATCATaggaagatggggagagggaaTCAGAGGGAGGCGGTCACGAGGTACAAGCGCCCAGTTCTAAGATAAAGAGGTTTGAAGCAGGTGAGCTACGGCAGGATCACTCTCGCTAACACTGCTGTGTGACGTACAGGAAAGTTGGTAACAAAGTAGATCTtaaattctcatcacaaggagaaattttgttttctttctgttttatctcTATGACATGATGGATATTAGCTAAGCCTATTGCaataattatttcaatatatgtaaatcagagCATCACACTGTACAGCTTACACTCAGACAGTGATATGTCAATTATTGGTCAATTCAACtggaaaaaatatggaagaaatcaGATAATATAGTACAAGTGCCTTGGATAATCAATATACATTGGACTGCGTTAGCTACAGTACACATCGGATAACACAGAAGGCATGAATTGGCAGCTGCATAGATAGAACATCAAAGAAAGGAGGCTCTATTGCATTCCCATACAACTTAAAGCTTtcattataaaatgcattttgttaTAATGGTATAGaggataaaagaacaaaaacccacatgccTACAACTGGattcagaaataaaacattggggtgcctgggtggctcagtgggttaaagcctctgccttcacctcaggtcatgatcccaggttcctgggattgagtccagcatca from Neovison vison isolate M4711 chromosome 3, ASM_NN_V1, whole genome shotgun sequence encodes the following:
- the CLUL1 gene encoding clusterin-like protein 1; this translates as MKPSLLVFIVYLLWLKDCHCAPTWKDKTDTHGNLKGFSEAGDIDVEEEVKKALIGMKQMKTMMERREEEHTNLMKTLKKCREEKQEALKLMNEVQEHLEEEESLCQVSLTGSWDECKTCLENDCMRFYTTCQPSWASVKNTVEQFLRKIYQYLFPFHEDNEKDLPVGEKFIEEDAQMAQIENVFSQLTVDVRILFNRSLNVFKQMQQEFDQNFQSYFMSDTDLMQPNFLPALSQEPRATPDPVQSWDIPSFFQLFYNFSLSIYHSISTTITETLNTIEDLPKQGKDSNHGSLNSKVSPLQDRGLCGELGQNLSECFQFHARCQKCQDYLWEDCPDVPDLHIKVDEALELVNISHQQYAQVLQMAQHHLEDTAYLMEKMREEFGWVADLANQTPATENIFNSIKVVPNVPEGNFSDQDDTMIDLSILSHPNFTLKIPLEESAESSNFISYVLEKAVQHFKKHFKTW